A section of the Thermococcus sp. genome encodes:
- a CDS encoding alpha-glucosidase, translating into MKSPGILEDTAEVLETTIPRVERLTVLNEKEKKKVISLLKEATENFRRLAKNVKKDNVELAEFFFKKAKELKNMSTDKGIEREGKKKYLERAKKMNLYSKSAVYDFDPEMLKALKKAYRTYIFGMTAFFLLVGVYMSQIMAVTALILAIPIILSMLSLQRRGYLGLLLAYSAAPIPIIQGVMGLTYGIRQLTTPGAIEKIAGTINKSPQFVEGWLIFMVVLSAVELYLILSGLYLLYKHRHAFL; encoded by the coding sequence GTGAAAAGCCCGGGAATTCTTGAGGATACGGCAGAGGTTCTGGAAACGACGATACCAAGGGTAGAAAGGCTAACCGTCCTGAACGAGAAGGAAAAGAAAAAGGTCATCTCACTCCTCAAGGAAGCCACTGAAAACTTCAGACGGCTAGCTAAAAACGTTAAAAAAGACAATGTCGAACTGGCAGAGTTTTTCTTTAAAAAGGCCAAAGAGCTGAAAAATATGAGCACCGATAAGGGCATTGAAAGGGAAGGAAAGAAGAAATATCTTGAGAGAGCCAAAAAAATGAATCTATACTCCAAATCAGCAGTCTATGACTTCGACCCTGAAATGCTCAAGGCCTTGAAGAAGGCCTACAGGACATATATTTTCGGGATGACTGCGTTCTTCCTTCTTGTCGGGGTATACATGAGCCAGATAATGGCAGTGACGGCCCTTATTCTTGCGATTCCAATAATACTGTCCATGCTGTCCCTTCAGAGGAGGGGATACTTAGGCCTTCTGCTTGCGTACTCTGCGGCACCAATACCGATAATTCAGGGAGTAATGGGCCTGACCTACGGAATAAGGCAACTAACAACACCGGGGGCAATAGAAAAAATAGCCGGGACTATAAACAAAAGCCCCCAGTTCGTTGAGGGATGGCTGATATTCATGGTCGTCCTGAGTGCCGTTGAACTGTACCTGATACTATCCGGGCTTTACCTCCTCTACAAGCACCGCCACGCGTTCCTCTAA
- the gdhA gene encoding glutamate dehydrogenase, which produces MVEIDPFEMAVKQLERAAQFMDISEEALEWLKRPMRIVEVSVPVEMDDGSVKVFTGFRVQHNWARGPTKGGIRWHPAETLSTVKALATWMTWKVAVVDLPYGGGKGGIIVDPKKLSEREQERLARSYIRAVYDVIGPWTDIPAPDVYTNPKIMAWMMDEYETIMRRKGPAFGVITGKPPGVGGIIARMDATARGAAFTIREAAKALGWDELKGKTIAIQGYGNAGYYLHKIMSEEFGMKVVAVSDSKGGIYNPDGLPPADEVLKWKKEHGSVKDMPGTQNITNEELLELEVDILAPAAIEGVITKENADKVKAKIVAEVANGPVTPEADEILHEKGILQIPDFLCNAGGVTVSYFEWVQNINGFYWTVEETRKRLDDKMTKAFWDVFNTHKEKNIHMRDAAYVVAVQRVYEAMKHRGWVKK; this is translated from the coding sequence ATGGTCGAGATTGACCCCTTTGAGATGGCCGTTAAGCAGCTTGAAAGGGCCGCCCAGTTCATGGACATAAGTGAGGAGGCCCTTGAGTGGCTCAAGAGGCCTATGAGGATTGTTGAGGTTAGTGTCCCCGTTGAGATGGACGACGGTTCTGTTAAGGTCTTCACAGGTTTCCGCGTTCAGCACAACTGGGCGAGAGGGCCAACAAAGGGTGGCATTCGCTGGCACCCGGCCGAGACACTCAGCACCGTTAAGGCCCTGGCAACATGGATGACCTGGAAGGTTGCAGTCGTTGACCTCCCCTACGGTGGCGGTAAGGGTGGTATCATCGTTGACCCGAAGAAGCTCAGCGAGAGGGAACAGGAGAGGCTCGCCCGCTCATATATAAGGGCCGTTTACGACGTCATCGGCCCGTGGACCGACATTCCGGCCCCTGACGTTTACACCAACCCCAAGATAATGGCCTGGATGATGGACGAGTATGAGACCATAATGAGGCGCAAGGGCCCGGCCTTTGGTGTCATAACTGGAAAGCCGCCCGGAGTTGGTGGTATCATCGCTAGGATGGACGCAACTGCCAGAGGCGCCGCCTTCACCATTAGAGAAGCCGCCAAGGCCCTCGGCTGGGACGAGCTGAAGGGCAAGACCATAGCCATACAAGGCTACGGTAACGCCGGTTACTACCTCCACAAGATAATGAGCGAGGAGTTCGGCATGAAGGTAGTCGCCGTAAGTGACAGCAAGGGCGGTATCTACAACCCCGACGGGCTCCCGCCGGCTGACGAGGTTCTCAAGTGGAAGAAGGAGCACGGCTCAGTTAAGGACATGCCCGGAACTCAGAACATAACCAATGAGGAGCTCCTCGAGCTTGAGGTTGACATTCTCGCCCCCGCGGCCATTGAGGGCGTTATAACCAAGGAAAACGCCGACAAGGTTAAGGCCAAGATTGTCGCCGAGGTTGCCAACGGACCCGTTACTCCGGAGGCCGATGAGATACTCCACGAGAAGGGCATCCTCCAGATTCCGGACTTCCTCTGTAACGCCGGTGGTGTCACCGTCAGCTACTTCGAGTGGGTCCAGAACATCAACGGCTTCTACTGGACGGTCGAAGAGACCAGGAAGAGGCTCGACGACAAGATGACCAAGGCCTTTTGGGACGTCTTCAACACCCATAAGGAGAAGAACATCCACATGAGGGATGCAGCTTACGTCGTAGCTGTCCAGAGGGTCTACGAGGCCATGAAGCACCGCGGATGGGTCAAGAAGTGA
- the psmB gene encoding archaeal proteasome endopeptidase complex subunit beta, whose protein sequence is MTENLKGTTTVGVVCRDGVVLAADRRASLGNMVLSEGVTKVFQIDEHLALAGAGSVGDILSLVRLLRAEAKLYRARVGREMSVRALATLTANILHGSRFMPYFGWFLIAGYDEKPALFSIDMAGGVTEDKFTAAGSGMEFAFSILEENYRDDLSLEDGIRLALKAIKASTRRDVFTGGGVTLVTVTKDGYREWTEEELKALF, encoded by the coding sequence TTGACTGAGAACCTAAAGGGAACCACTACCGTCGGTGTAGTTTGCAGGGACGGTGTAGTTTTAGCCGCCGACAGGAGGGCGTCGCTGGGCAACATGGTGCTTTCTGAGGGCGTCACAAAGGTCTTCCAGATAGACGAGCACCTGGCCCTGGCAGGGGCTGGAAGCGTCGGTGACATACTCAGCCTCGTAAGGCTCCTTCGCGCTGAGGCAAAGCTCTACCGTGCGAGGGTCGGTAGAGAGATGAGCGTTAGAGCCTTAGCAACTTTAACGGCAAACATACTTCACGGAAGCAGGTTCATGCCCTACTTCGGCTGGTTTCTCATAGCCGGTTACGACGAGAAGCCAGCGCTCTTCTCTATCGACATGGCCGGTGGCGTCACGGAGGACAAGTTCACCGCCGCCGGTTCCGGAATGGAGTTCGCCTTCTCGATACTCGAGGAGAACTACCGCGATGACCTCTCACTTGAAGATGGAATAAGGCTCGCCCTCAAGGCGATAAAGGCATCCACCAGAAGGGACGTTTTCACCGGAGGTGGGGTTACGCTGGTTACCGTGACGAAGGACGGCTACCGCGAGTGGACTGAGGAGGAGCTAAAAGCGCTGTTCTGA
- a CDS encoding sodium-dependent transporter — MEQQRDQWATKIGLILAMAGNAVGLGNFVRFPTQVAQNGGGAFMVPYFLALFFLGIPIMWVEWVAGRYGGKYGHGTLGPSYYLMARESLKPRSALIMGIISGMVAFAGVTLLNSYYLHLIGWSAAYTWFSITGAYFGKNTGQFFTNYLNNHAEVFLFWGITIVTIAIAVGRGVSKGIEKWVKIMMPLLYVFAIIMVGYVFVLGSPIDPNWSTLDGFAFIWTPNWAYLKEHFAAVMLAASGQIFFTLSLGMGIIQNYASYLGPNDDVALSGIATVSLNEFAEVVLGGSLAIPLATAYAPKIVPPDVLAQGKSAALSWIGHKFGLGFAYTSLPNAFVSMGQIGRFFGALWFLLLWFAGWTSAIAMYNYLVALFEEDLGIKRNVGTWLVLIMYFILGLPVIYIGLDKYVTPLDNWISFQLTLLALIDIIVAVYLFKPDNFWEELHKGAYVKIPTFYKWITLIVAPIFLLIPLVGTFKGFVSGGIPPTVGAVIIIMFIIGAIETYFAIKKKYGEEIKRNEVLIKV, encoded by the coding sequence ATGGAGCAACAGAGAGACCAATGGGCAACCAAGATTGGTTTAATTCTTGCTATGGCTGGAAACGCAGTCGGACTGGGTAACTTCGTCAGATTCCCAACGCAGGTTGCCCAGAACGGTGGCGGCGCATTCATGGTGCCGTACTTCCTAGCACTGTTCTTCCTAGGAATACCCATCATGTGGGTTGAATGGGTTGCCGGAAGGTACGGAGGTAAATACGGTCACGGAACACTCGGTCCCAGTTATTACCTCATGGCAAGGGAGAGCCTTAAGCCAAGGAGCGCCCTCATAATGGGAATAATCAGCGGTATGGTAGCTTTTGCCGGGGTTACACTGCTCAACAGCTACTACCTGCACCTTATAGGCTGGTCTGCCGCGTACACGTGGTTCAGCATTACCGGAGCATACTTCGGCAAGAACACAGGACAGTTTTTCACCAACTACCTCAACAACCACGCTGAAGTTTTCCTGTTCTGGGGTATCACAATAGTTACCATAGCCATAGCGGTTGGAAGAGGTGTCAGCAAGGGTATTGAGAAGTGGGTCAAGATAATGATGCCATTACTGTATGTCTTTGCCATCATAATGGTCGGATATGTCTTCGTTCTTGGTTCCCCGATTGACCCTAACTGGAGCACCCTCGACGGTTTTGCCTTCATCTGGACTCCAAACTGGGCTTACCTCAAGGAGCACTTCGCGGCGGTTATGCTCGCGGCATCGGGACAGATATTCTTCACGCTTTCCCTCGGTATGGGTATAATACAGAACTACGCAAGTTATCTCGGGCCAAACGATGACGTCGCCCTCTCAGGCATTGCAACGGTTTCGCTCAACGAGTTTGCAGAGGTTGTTCTCGGTGGTTCACTTGCAATACCCCTCGCAACCGCCTACGCTCCAAAGATAGTGCCACCTGATGTGCTTGCCCAGGGCAAGAGCGCCGCCCTATCATGGATAGGCCACAAGTTTGGCCTTGGCTTTGCTTACACCAGCCTGCCAAACGCATTCGTCAGCATGGGACAGATTGGAAGGTTCTTCGGCGCACTGTGGTTCCTGCTCCTGTGGTTCGCAGGATGGACGTCGGCAATAGCGATGTACAACTACCTCGTGGCCCTCTTTGAAGAGGACCTTGGAATCAAGAGGAACGTTGGGACGTGGTTAGTTCTGATAATGTACTTCATTCTTGGACTGCCGGTCATATACATTGGCCTTGACAAATATGTTACACCGCTTGACAACTGGATAAGCTTCCAGCTGACCCTGTTGGCACTCATTGACATCATAGTTGCAGTGTATCTGTTCAAGCCAGACAACTTCTGGGAGGAACTCCACAAGGGGGCTTATGTTAAGATACCAACGTTCTACAAGTGGATAACCCTCATCGTGGCACCAATATTCCTGCTTATCCCGTTGGTTGGAACGTTCAAGGGCTTCGTCAGCGGAGGAATACCTCCAACCGTCGGTGCAGTGATTATAATAATGTTCATCATTGGAGCTATCGAAACGTACTTTGCCATTAAGAAGAAGTACGGCGAGGAAATCAAGAGAAACGAGGTGCTGATAAAGGTCTGA
- a CDS encoding beta-CASP ribonuclease aCPSF1 — translation MIRRETYVDEILKDIREVISQMVPPNARITDVEFEGPELVIYTKNPEAIMKDGELIRNLAKVLKKRISVRPDPDILIPPEKAEEMIKELVPEEAEITNISFDPSVGEVLIEAKKPGLVIGKNGETLRLITQKVHWAPRVVRTPPLQSQTIYSIRQILQNESKDRRKFLRHVGRNIYRKSEYKSRWIRITGLGGFREVGRSALLVQTDESYVLVDFGVNIAAMKDPLRAFPHFDAPEFRYVLDEGLLDAIIITHAHLDHSGMLPYLFRYKLFDGPIYTTPPTRDLMTLLQQDFIEIQHMNGVEPLYRPRDIKEVIKHTITLDYGEVRDIAPDIRLTLHNAGHILGSAIVHLHIGNGLHNIAITGDFKFIPTRLFEPAVSRFPRLETLVMESTYGGSNDYQMPREEAEKKLIEVIRETIKRGGKVLIPAMAVGRAQEIMMVLEEYARVGGIDVPIYLDGMIWEATAIHTAYPEYLSKSLREQIFHEGYNPFLNPIFKSVANSRERQDIIDSGEPAIIIATSGMLVGGPSVEYFKQLAPDPKNSIIFVSYQAEGTLGRQVQRGLREIPLIGEDGRTEVVQVNMEVHTIDGFSGHADRRELISYVARVRPRPERIITVHGEAHKCLDLSSSIHRKFGISTRAPNNLDAIRLK, via the coding sequence TTGATTCGGAGGGAGACATACGTTGACGAGATACTCAAGGATATCCGAGAAGTAATAAGCCAGATGGTTCCGCCGAATGCCAGAATAACGGACGTTGAGTTCGAGGGGCCAGAGCTGGTCATCTACACAAAGAACCCCGAAGCTATAATGAAGGATGGCGAGCTCATACGGAACCTCGCGAAGGTCCTCAAGAAGAGGATAAGCGTTCGCCCGGACCCGGACATTTTGATTCCCCCAGAAAAGGCCGAGGAGATGATAAAAGAGCTCGTTCCAGAGGAGGCCGAGATAACCAATATCAGCTTCGACCCCTCCGTTGGCGAGGTTCTGATAGAGGCCAAGAAGCCAGGACTAGTGATAGGCAAGAACGGTGAGACCCTCCGGTTAATCACGCAGAAGGTTCACTGGGCGCCGAGGGTCGTCAGGACCCCACCGCTCCAAAGCCAGACGATTTATTCTATAAGACAGATTCTCCAGAACGAGAGCAAGGACAGGAGGAAGTTCCTTAGGCATGTCGGCAGGAACATCTACCGCAAGTCTGAATACAAGAGCCGGTGGATTAGGATTACCGGCCTTGGAGGTTTCCGCGAGGTCGGAAGGAGTGCCCTTCTGGTTCAGACCGACGAGAGCTACGTTTTGGTTGACTTTGGAGTGAACATAGCCGCGATGAAAGACCCGCTTAGGGCGTTTCCTCATTTCGACGCTCCCGAATTCCGCTACGTTCTTGATGAGGGTTTGCTTGATGCGATAATTATAACCCACGCCCACCTTGACCACAGCGGAATGCTCCCCTACCTCTTCCGCTACAAACTCTTCGACGGGCCTATCTACACAACCCCGCCGACAAGGGACCTAATGACCCTCCTCCAGCAGGACTTCATAGAAATTCAGCACATGAACGGTGTCGAGCCCCTGTACAGGCCAAGGGACATCAAGGAGGTCATAAAACACACCATAACCCTGGACTACGGCGAGGTCAGGGACATAGCCCCGGACATAAGGCTGACCCTCCACAACGCCGGCCACATACTTGGCTCGGCGATAGTCCACCTCCACATAGGCAACGGCCTGCACAACATAGCAATCACCGGCGACTTCAAGTTCATCCCGACTAGGCTCTTCGAGCCCGCTGTGAGCAGGTTCCCGAGGCTTGAGACCCTCGTCATGGAGTCAACCTACGGTGGGAGCAACGACTACCAGATGCCCCGTGAAGAGGCCGAGAAGAAGCTCATAGAGGTCATAAGGGAGACGATTAAACGCGGTGGAAAGGTTCTCATTCCAGCGATGGCCGTTGGAAGGGCTCAGGAGATAATGATGGTTCTTGAGGAGTACGCTAGAGTCGGGGGAATAGATGTTCCGATTTACCTCGACGGAATGATTTGGGAGGCAACCGCTATTCACACCGCCTATCCGGAATACCTCAGCAAGAGCCTCCGCGAGCAGATATTCCACGAGGGCTACAACCCGTTTCTCAATCCAATATTCAAGAGCGTGGCCAACAGCAGGGAGAGGCAGGACATCATAGACAGTGGCGAGCCCGCGATAATCATAGCAACATCGGGTATGCTCGTCGGCGGGCCGAGCGTTGAGTACTTCAAACAGCTTGCCCCCGACCCGAAGAACAGCATAATCTTTGTCAGCTATCAGGCGGAGGGAACGCTCGGAAGGCAAGTTCAGAGGGGCCTGAGGGAAATTCCGCTCATCGGCGAGGACGGAAGGACGGAAGTGGTCCAGGTCAACATGGAGGTTCACACGATAGACGGCTTCTCCGGTCACGCCGACAGGAGGGAGCTCATAAGCTACGTCGCAAGGGTCAGGCCGAGGCCTGAGAGAATTATCACAGTCCACGGCGAGGCCCACAAGTGCCTTGATTTGAGCTCGAGCATCCACAGGAAGTTCGGCATATCAACGCGCGCCCCTAACAACCTCGATGCCATAAGGCTCAAGTGA